One genomic segment of Dehalococcoidia bacterium includes these proteins:
- a CDS encoding glycerol kinase, with amino-acid sequence MKKKLNYILSIDQGSTSTRTVVYDENLTLVCTSQREIKEFYPNNGWVEQDPKEVLRSVGETLLEAVNKNNIHKECILSIGLTNQRETIVFWNKKTLEPLSPAISWQCLRGIDFCNSIIGTKLEAMINKSTGLKVDPYFSFSKIVWALRNIKSLFEKKDICVGTIDSWILANIVDGNPHITEITNASRTGLFNTKTETWDIKILEELDIPMSILPKVVKSNHNFGVLNENILGKKIPINSILGDQQSSLYGHKNNEETEIKCTFGTGGFLLIDTAEKRYNFNQNFLSTISNKIGKKSNHALEGTILSAGSLIEWLKSIDIFQENKQIEEYLNNSNFNEILIVPALNGLGAPFWDGEIRASIENINSSYNKNDILRAGFESVAFSTKSIVDSIEKTINYKIKSIKIDGGLSRSIFFNQLLSNLLNIVVRVANNNEMTSLGVAKLSLENISKKKLSYNSYKDFFPEKENYNRINKKYNDWKNLILNKISMRX; translated from the coding sequence ATGAAAAAGAAATTAAACTATATATTATCTATAGACCAAGGAAGTACATCAACTAGAACAGTAGTTTATGACGAAAATCTAACTCTTGTTTGTACCAGTCAAAGGGAAATTAAAGAATTTTATCCTAATAATGGTTGGGTCGAGCAGGACCCAAAGGAGGTATTAAGATCTGTAGGAGAAACCTTATTAGAAGCTGTAAATAAAAATAATATTCATAAGGAATGTATACTATCGATTGGGCTAACAAATCAAAGAGAAACCATTGTATTTTGGAACAAAAAAACTCTTGAACCATTAAGTCCTGCGATTAGCTGGCAATGCCTAAGAGGAATAGATTTTTGCAATAGCATCATTGGAACTAAATTAGAAGCTATGATAAATAAATCTACAGGATTAAAAGTAGACCCCTATTTTTCATTTTCTAAAATAGTTTGGGCGCTAAGAAACATAAAATCTCTATTTGAAAAAAAAGATATTTGTGTTGGCACAATAGATTCTTGGATTTTAGCAAATATTGTAGATGGCAATCCCCATATAACAGAAATAACAAATGCTTCAAGAACTGGTTTGTTTAATACCAAAACAGAGACATGGGACATCAAAATATTAGAAGAGTTGGATATACCAATGTCTATCTTGCCTAAAGTAGTTAAATCAAATCATAATTTTGGTGTTTTAAATGAGAATATATTAGGAAAAAAAATCCCTATAAATAGTATTCTTGGTGACCAGCAATCATCATTATATGGTCACAAAAATAATGAAGAGACTGAGATAAAATGTACATTTGGTACCGGAGGTTTTTTGCTTATTGATACGGCTGAGAAAAGATATAATTTCAACCAAAATTTTCTATCAACAATTTCTAATAAAATAGGTAAAAAAAGTAATCACGCGCTTGAAGGGACAATATTATCAGCAGGATCCTTAATTGAATGGCTAAAAAGTATTGATATTTTTCAAGAAAACAAACAAATTGAAGAATATCTAAATAACAGTAATTTTAACGAAATTCTTATAGTTCCTGCATTGAATGGCTTAGGAGCACCATTTTGGGATGGTGAAATTAGAGCTAGTATAGAAAATATTAATTCATCATATAATAAAAACGATATATTAAGAGCGGGTTTCGAGTCTGTAGCTTTCTCAACAAAATCTATTGTAGATTCTATAGAAAAAACAATAAATTATAAAATTAAGAGCATTAAAATCGACGGAGGTTTATCAAGAAGTATTTTCTTTAATCAACTTTTATCGAATTTATTAAATATTGTAGTTAGGGTTGCTAATAATAATGAAATGACTTCACTTGGTGTTGCAAAACTCTCACTAGAAAATATATCAAAGAAGAAATTATCTTATAATTCATATAAAGATTTTTTCCCAGAGAAAGAAAATTACAATAGAATAAATAAAAAATATAATGATTGGAAAAACTTAATATTAAATAAAATATCAATGAGGTANTAA
- the dnaX gene encoding DNA polymerase III subunit gamma/tau — protein sequence MTLKREVLYQKWRPKIFSDVVGQDHITLTLKNSLIRDKYAHAYLFTGPRGTGKTSTARILAKALNTDIDPSGEPLLETQISQEIDSGKFLDLIEIDAASNRRIDDIRSLLENVQFMPSTGKYKVYIIDEVHMLTNEAFNALLKTLEEPPPQVIMILATTEIQKLPETIVSRCQRYDFRNVSDSHIVDRLKHISESEKIECEDELLWFIAQNSSGSLRDACNLLEQLSVAFQDITIENARNLFGIIDSNISLEILNNIISYDQKKLIVLLQELRIKGVDFRILSSSIIDSLRLGLFTSNGILSLEGYSNDHLLNVKKTFEGIDSKKLLLMLENFLSLISLRTETFDILLESALIHLSYSFENSTQKAEPINKPENSTQKAEPINKPENKTFEDNGSNAQISKLGIEETNKVSIENHNSIEKDDWEKVLFDLRRVKFGKMVLGGLLRNVEIPKKIDDKLTLKFKSKHLHDLFKAEWKIDLAREAVRNAVIKVYGEKIKLVLEEPEDEKKNNIDEKNILDSSIVKSALAMGAKIEEEKEG from the coding sequence ATGACATTAAAAAGAGAAGTTTTATATCAAAAATGGAGACCAAAAATTTTTTCAGATGTTGTTGGTCAAGACCATATAACTCTAACCTTAAAAAATTCCTTAATTAGAGATAAATATGCTCATGCTTATCTATTTACTGGTCCAAGAGGAACAGGAAAAACTTCAACAGCAAGAATTTTAGCTAAGGCTTTAAATACAGATATTGACCCCTCAGGAGAGCCATTATTAGAAACACAAATTTCTCAAGAAATTGATTCTGGAAAATTTTTAGATCTAATAGAGATTGACGCAGCTTCTAACAGAAGAATAGATGATATTAGGTCTTTACTTGAGAATGTTCAATTTATGCCTTCAACTGGTAAGTATAAGGTATATATAATCGATGAAGTGCATATGCTAACAAATGAAGCATTTAATGCTTTATTGAAAACTTTAGAAGAACCTCCTCCACAGGTAATTATGATATTAGCTACAACGGAGATACAAAAATTACCTGAAACAATTGTTTCTAGGTGTCAGCGCTATGATTTTAGAAATGTTTCTGATTCTCATATTGTAGATAGACTAAAGCATATTTCAGAATCAGAAAAGATTGAATGTGAAGATGAATTGTTGTGGTTTATTGCCCAAAATTCATCTGGATCGTTAAGAGATGCATGCAATTTACTTGAGCAATTATCAGTTGCATTTCAAGATATAACAATTGAAAATGCTAGAAATTTATTTGGAATAATAGATTCTAATATATCTCTAGAAATATTAAATAATATTATCTCTTATGATCAGAAGAAACTGATTGTTCTTTTACAAGAATTAAGAATAAAAGGTGTAGATTTTAGAATACTATCTTCTTCTATTATAGATTCATTAAGATTAGGATTGTTTACATCCAATGGAATATTATCTTTGGAAGGTTATTCAAATGATCATCTATTAAATGTAAAAAAAACTTTTGAAGGTATCGATTCTAAAAAATTATTATTAATGCTTGAAAATTTTTTGAGCTTAATATCCTTAAGGACAGAGACATTTGATATTTTACTAGAATCAGCCTTAATTCATCTATCATATTCTTTTGAAAATTCTACTCAAAAAGCCGAACCTATAAATAAACCTGAAAATTCTACTCAAAAAGCCGAACCTATAAATAAACCTGAAAATAAAACTTTTGAGGATAATGGATCTAATGCACAGATATCAAAATTAGGTATTGAAGAAACTAATAAAGTAAGCATTGAAAATCATAATTCTATTGAAAAAGATGATTGGGAAAAAGTACTGTTTGACCTGAGGAGGGTAAAGTTTGGAAAAATGGTCCTAGGAGGTCTGCTGAGGAATGTTGAGATCCCTAAAAAGATTGATGATAAATTAACCTTAAAATTTAAGAGCAAGCATCTTCATGATTTGTTTAAAGCTGAATGGAAGATTGATTTAGCAAGAGAAGCTGTTAGAAATGCTGTCATTAAGGTCTATGGAGAAAAAATAAAATTAGTTTTAGAAGAACCAGAAGATGAGAAAAAAAATAATATAGATGAAAAAAATATTCTAGACAGTAGTATTGTTAAGTCGGCTTTAGCAATGGGTGCAAAAATAGAGGAAGAAAAGGAAGGTTAG
- a CDS encoding mannonate dehydratase: MYIGTQVAPRNNSDLEVWSQLGVKNICADPFIEDEKGNFKSINPHDWTLDILEKHIEVIEKNGLKLDMVQIPLSSRPLEESQSPNIMLGKSPERDIEIESIQKIIELCSKVGIPAVKYNMNIIGIPRSENEKGRGGSINSTFRWEKINQDEKPGIVGILDEETNWERIDYFLERIVPVAEELRVRLACHPHDPYTPNGYKGVTRVLGTVEGLKKFINMHESDYHGLNFCQGTICEMLEDPGKEIFDVIRYFGKRKKIFNVHFRNILGKKLDFMEVFPDEGSVDMIEALKTYKEVGYKYMLMPDHVPEISGSNKSGVAFAFCYGYITAGLQSINENREIPWTRKG, encoded by the coding sequence ATGTATATCGGAACTCAAGTTGCACCAAGAAATAATTCAGACTTAGAAGTATGGTCTCAATTAGGAGTTAAAAACATATGTGCAGACCCTTTTATTGAAGATGAAAAAGGTAATTTTAAATCNATAAATCCACATGATTGGACCTTAGATATTTTAGAGAAGCATATTGAAGTTATAGAAAAAAATGGACTAAAATTAGACATGGTTCAAATACCATTGTCTTCCCGTCCATTAGAAGAATCACAAAGCCCTAATATAATGCTTGGAAAATCTCCAGAAAGAGATATAGAAATAGAATCTATACAAAAAATTATAGAACTATGTTCAAAAGTGGGAATACCTGCAGTTAAGTACAATATGAATATAATTGGGATACCTAGATCCGAAAATGAAAAAGGAAGAGGTGGCTCCATAAACTCTACTTTTAGATGGGAAAAAATTAATCAGGATGAAAAGCCTGGAATAGTTGGAATTTTAGACGAGGAAACTAATTGGGAGAGAATAGATTACTTTTTAGAAAGAATAGTTCCTGTGGCAGAAGAATTAAGAGTCAGACTAGCCTGCCATCCACATGATCCTTATACACCAAATGGTTACAAGGGAGTAACTCGAGTCTTAGGAACAGTTGAGGGCTTAAAAAAATTTATAAATATGCATGAAAGTGATTATCACGGACTAAACTTTTGCCAAGGTACAATTTGTGAAATGCTTGAAGATCCAGGAAAAGAAATATTTGATGTAATTCGATATTTCGGCAAACGAAAAAAAATATTTAATGTTCACTTTAGAAATATCTTAGGTAAAAAACTTGATTTTATGGAAGTATTTCCAGATGAGGGTTCAGTGGATATGATCGAGGCACTAAAGACTTATAAAGAAGTTGGTTACAAATATATGTTAATGCCTGATCATGTTCCTGAAATTTCTGGATCAAATAAATCCGGAGTGGCCTTTGCATTTTGTTATGGATACATAACTGCAGGATTACAATCAATTAATGAAAATAGAGAAATTCCCTGGACTCGCAAGGGCTAA
- the uvrA gene encoding excinuclease ABC subunit UvrA — protein MKSDKITIKGAREHNLKNIDVEIPREKFVVITGVSGSGKSSLAFDTLYAEGQRRYVESLSAYARQFLGRMEKPDVDQIDGLSPSISIDQKGVSKNPRSTVGTVTEIYDYFRLLFARIGIPHCYNCGNLVQKQDVQKIVENILDFKNQTRFIILSPVIKHMKGQHISVLEKIKSEGFSRVRIDGEIFDLEEQINLEKNKWHNIEIVVDRLIINENIDKNRLSSSIETGLKFGNGVIYVEKINEGEIIYSEDLACVDCNISLSELEPRSFSFNTPFGACQKCTGLGFSLEVDPHLLIRDPNLSLAENGMSVIDDARIVLRWDKNSFYSILEELSIDLNQPIKEIDSSVLNLLFYGVIDKNFEKNYDEENIEYITRYYKGLIPSIEKRYLNTDSEKIKEEILKFMSESPCSDCKGYRLKPESLSVFVLGKNIMEATSLSIDKCYEWINKNSKEIKKLSITEKKISEEIFKEINSRLLFLMEVGLGYITLDRMSSTLSGGEGQRIRLATQIGAGLTGVLYVCDEPSIGLHPTDNEKLIKTLINLKDIGNSVIVVEHDEYVMKSADQIIDMGPRAGAYGGEIIAQGTPNQIMNNPKSLTGLYLSGKKQIGIPKKRKEGSKNYLEIKGASENNLKNIDVRIPLNKFVCVSGISGSGKSTLINDVLSNALLKKMSRKSVREGKYDEINGLENIDKLIVIDQSPIGRTPRSNPATYTGLFTPIRELFSKMPEAMSRGYKAGRFSFNVKGGRCEDCSGAGYKEIEMQFLPDVTIPCEICSGKRYNNDALEIKFKGESIADILDKTVEEALYIFENIPGVNKKLETLNKVGLGYIKLGQPATTLSGGEAQRIKLATELSKRSTGKTLYILDEPTTGLSFDDCSKLLEVLHALVENGNSVLLIEHHLDMIKNSDWIIELGPEAGDKGGFIVCEGTPEFVASTNTPTGKFLAELPNLKQNKNAQGTIFDAKKSKSKTNLKILNDFMPERPKNLRIKKRAYKLSRWRRRKLSKVS, from the coding sequence TTGAAATCTGACAAAATAACAATTAAGGGTGCAAGAGAGCATAATCTTAAGAATATTGATGTAGAGATTCCTAGAGAAAAATTTGTTGTAATAACAGGTGTCTCAGGATCAGGTAAAAGTAGTTTAGCTTTTGACACGCTTTATGCTGAGGGTCAAAGGAGATATGTTGAATCTCTATCTGCCTATGCTAGACAATTTCTAGGAAGAATGGAAAAACCAGATGTTGATCAAATTGATGGTTTATCTCCTTCTATTTCTATTGATCAAAAAGGCGTATCAAAAAATCCTAGATCAACTGTAGGTACAGTCACGGAAATTTATGATTACTTTAGACTTCTTTTTGCTAGGATTGGTATACCTCATTGTTACAACTGTGGAAATCTAGTTCAAAAACAAGATGTTCAAAAGATTGTTGAAAATATATTAGATTTCAAAAATCAGACAAGATTTATTATTCTTTCTCCAGTAATAAAGCATATGAAAGGACAACATATCAGTGTTCTTGAAAAAATTAAGTCTGAAGGGTTTTCAAGAGTTAGAATAGATGGGGAAATTTTTGATCTTGAGGAGCAAATAAATTTAGAAAAAAATAAATGGCATAATATAGAAATAGTTGTTGATAGGCTCATTATTAATGAAAATATTGATAAAAATAGATTGTCTTCATCGATAGAAACTGGATTAAAATTTGGCAATGGTGTTATATATGTAGAAAAAATTAATGAGGGTGAAATAATCTACTCTGAAGATCTTGCGTGTGTTGACTGTAATATTTCTCTTTCAGAGCTTGAGCCTAGAAGTTTTTCTTTCAATACTCCTTTTGGTGCTTGCCAAAAATGTACAGGCTTAGGATTTTCCCTTGAAGTAGATCCTCATCTACTAATAAGAGATCCGAACCTTTCTTTAGCAGAAAATGGAATGTCTGTGATAGATGATGCGAGAATTGTCCTAAGATGGGATAAAAATAGCTTTTACTCTATTTTGGAAGAACTAAGCATAGACTTAAATCAACCGATAAAAGAAATCGATAGTTCTGTACTAAATCTTCTTTTTTATGGTGTTATAGATAAAAACTTTGAAAAAAATTATGATGAAGAAAATATTGAATATATAACAAGGTATTATAAAGGTTTGATCCCTTCAATAGAAAAAAGATACTTGAATACAGACTCTGAAAAAATAAAAGAGGAAATATTAAAATTTATGTCAGAAAGCCCTTGTTCAGATTGCAAAGGTTACAGATTAAAGCCTGAGTCTCTTTCAGTTTTTGTTTTAGGAAAAAATATCATGGAAGCAACTTCATTATCAATTGATAAATGTTATGAATGGATAAACAAAAATTCAAAGGAAATAAAAAAGCTTTCTATCACTGAGAAAAAGATATCAGAAGAAATATTTAAAGAAATTAACTCAAGACTTTTATTTCTAATGGAAGTAGGTTTAGGTTACATAACTCTTGATAGAATGTCATCAACTCTTTCTGGTGGAGAAGGACAAAGAATAAGACTTGCTACTCAAATTGGAGCAGGGCTAACAGGAGTTCTATATGTTTGTGATGAACCTTCTATAGGCTTGCATCCCACTGATAATGAAAAATTAATCAAAACACTTATCAACCTAAAAGATATAGGTAACTCTGTAATTGTTGTTGAGCATGACGAATATGTTATGAAATCTGCTGATCAAATTATAGATATGGGGCCTAGGGCTGGGGCCTATGGAGGTGAAATCATTGCTCAAGGGACGCCTAATCAGATCATGAATAATCCTAAATCTCTTACTGGCTTATATCTTTCTGGTAAAAAGCAAATTGGTATTCCAAAAAAGAGAAAAGAAGGAAGTAAAAATTATTTAGAGATAAAAGGAGCCTCTGAAAATAACCTAAAAAATATTGATGTAAGAATACCATTAAATAAATTTGTTTGTGTTTCAGGAATTTCTGGTTCAGGTAAAAGTACTCTTATCAATGATGTTTTATCAAATGCTCTTCTAAAAAAGATGTCTAGAAAATCAGTTAGAGAAGGAAAATATGATGAAATCAATGGCTTAGAAAATATAGATAAACTTATAGTAATTGATCAATCACCAATAGGGAGAACACCTAGATCTAACCCTGCTACATATACTGGCCTATTTACTCCAATCAGAGAGCTTTTCTCAAAAATGCCAGAAGCAATGAGTAGAGGCTATAAAGCTGGAAGATTTTCTTTCAATGTCAAAGGAGGAAGATGTGAAGATTGCTCAGGAGCTGGATATAAAGAAATAGAAATGCAGTTTTTACCTGATGTAACTATCCCTTGTGAAATTTGTAGTGGAAAAAGGTATAACAATGATGCTTTAGAAATTAAGTTTAAGGGAGAATCAATTGCTGACATTTTAGATAAGACAGTAGAAGAGGCTTTATATATTTTTGAAAATATACCAGGAGTAAACAAAAAACTAGAAACATTAAATAAAGTTGGATTAGGATACATTAAATTGGGGCAACCAGCTACAACTTTGTCAGGTGGTGAAGCTCAAAGAATTAAATTGGCAACAGAGCTATCTAAAAGATCTACAGGAAAAACATTATATATTTTAGATGAGCCAACTACAGGATTATCATTTGATGATTGTTCTAAATTATTAGAAGTTTTACATGCTCTTGTAGAAAATGGGAACTCAGTTTTATTAATAGAGCACCATCTTGATATGATAAAGAATTCAGACTGGATTATAGAGCTTGGACCTGAAGCTGGAGATAAAGGAGGTTTTATCGTTTGCGAAGGAACACCAGAGTTTGTTGCTTCTACAAATACTCCAACTGGTAAATTCTTAGCGGAGCTTCCTAACTTAAAACAAAATAAAAATGCCCAAGGGACAATCTTTGATGCTAAAAAATCTAAAAGTAAAACAAATTTGAAAATACTCAATGATTTTATGCCTGAAAGACCTAAAAACTTAAGAATTAAAAAAAGGGCATATAAACTAAGTAGATGGAGAAGACGAAAGCTCTCAAAAGTTAGCTGA
- the recR gene encoding recombination mediator RecR, giving the protein MPRALSQLVESFRLLPGIGPKTAQKLAFSTLKMPPEQVNDIANSLRNIKSEIIYCKKCQNISEVSICSICTDIDRDDSIICVVEEVMDVYVLEKSRAFKGKFHVLHGSISPANGIGPDEIRIKELISRVESDSKIKEIVIATNLNLEGEATAMYINQALNKFEKNLKITRLARGLPSGSDIEYADETTILHAMGSRVNINESL; this is encoded by the coding sequence ATGCCACGAGCTTTAAGCCAATTAGTTGAATCCTTTAGATTACTCCCCGGCATCGGTCCTAAAACAGCACAAAAACTTGCATTTTCCACTTTGAAAATGCCTCCTGAACAAGTGAATGATATTGCAAATTCTCTAAGGAATATAAAGTCAGAAATTATATATTGTAAAAAATGTCAGAATATATCTGAAGTTTCAATTTGTAGTATTTGTACTGATATAGATAGAGATGATTCTATAATTTGTGTTGTTGAGGAAGTTATGGATGTTTATGTGCTTGAAAAATCTCGTGCTTTTAAGGGAAAATTTCATGTTTTGCATGGATCGATTTCTCCTGCCAATGGAATTGGTCCAGACGAAATCAGGATTAAGGAATTAATCTCTAGAGTAGAAAGTGATTCTAAGATAAAAGAAATTGTGATTGCTACTAATTTGAATCTTGAAGGTGAAGCTACCGCTATGTATATAAATCAAGCTCTTAATAAATTTGAAAAAAATCTCAAAATTACTAGGCTTGCAAGAGGCCTTCCATCTGGCTCTGATATTGAATATGCAGACGAAACAACCATATTGCACGCTATGGGTTCTAGGGTAAATATAAATGAAAGCTTATAG
- the recO gene encoding DNA repair protein RecO, producing the protein MKAYRKKKKYLQTESIVLKVFDFGEADRIFTLLTPDNGIIRAVAKGVRKPKSRMGGHIDVLSKVNIYISLGENLSNISQAEIINNYSILKKDLSLISISFYILELCEKFSVENDPNNDIYYHLSYTLDILQENLQNPLLIRWFEINLLTVSGFLPELYNCLISGEELDEGDHLFSSVNGGLVDKKYATSTDSYIPIDKNSIKALRYLSNNGWPEVNKINFGSNSLEKLKIILRKYIQTITNSQINSEKFLSRIF; encoded by the coding sequence ATGAAAGCTTATAGAAAAAAGAAAAAATACTTACAAACTGAATCAATAGTTTTGAAAGTATTTGATTTTGGAGAAGCAGACAGAATCTTTACTCTTTTGACTCCAGATAATGGAATTATAAGAGCTGTTGCAAAAGGTGTTAGAAAGCCAAAATCTCGTATGGGAGGACATATCGATGTTTTGTCTAAGGTAAATATATATATTTCTTTAGGAGAAAACTTAAGTAATATATCTCAAGCAGAAATTATTAACAATTATAGTATTCTGAAAAAAGATCTATCACTTATATCTATCAGTTTTTACATACTTGAATTATGTGAAAAATTTTCAGTAGAAAATGATCCAAATAATGATATATATTATCATCTCTCATATACTCTAGATATTCTTCAAGAAAACTTACAGAATCCATTGCTTATTAGATGGTTTGAGATAAATTTACTTACTGTCTCTGGATTTTTACCTGAACTTTACAACTGCTTAATTAGTGGAGAAGAACTAGATGAAGGTGACCATTTATTTTCAAGTGTAAACGGAGGTTTGGTTGATAAAAAATATGCAACTTCAACAGATAGCTATATACCTATTGATAAAAATTCCATAAAAGCTTTGCGTTATTTATCTAATAATGGATGGCCAGAGGTTAATAAAATTAATTTTGGATCAAATTCATTAGAGAAATTAAAAATAATATTAAGAAAATACATTCAAACGATCACGAATTCCCAAATTAATTCTGAAAAATTCCTATCAAGAATTTTTTAA
- a CDS encoding VOC family protein has translation MPYKVNHIHIKSKDPKITAEWFVKAFNVKIISEVVRPVGDQFIVTQTEGGLAINISSERDNEVLGPADDDAHYGLEHFGFDTEDIDADIERLVSLGAIHKEGPMEQPDGRKIGFIAAPGGIRIELIQQVP, from the coding sequence ACATAAAATCTAAAGATCCTAAAATTACAGCTGAATGGTTTGTAAAAGCATTTAATGTAAAAATAATTTCAGAAGTGGTAAGGCCAGTGGGAGATCAATTCATAGTAACTCAAACTGAAGGAGGTCTAGCAATTAATATTTCTAGTGAAAGAGATAATGAAGTCTTAGGGCCTGCTGATGATGATGCTCATTATGGACTCGAACATTTTGGGTTTGATACTGAAGACATTGATGCTGACATTGAAAGACTAGTATCATTAGGGGCTATTCATAAAGAGGGCCCAATGGAGCAACCTGATGGAAGAAAAATAGGCTTTATAGCGGCTCCAGGTGGAATAAGAATAGAACTTATTCAACAAGTCCCATGA
- a CDS encoding YbaB/EbfC family nucleoid-associated protein yields the protein MFDKMKQAGSLMKQMNSLKKKIDKLETVSESKDGMIKVTVKGTSNIQSIKINDDFLANISSKDLEKNLIKTVNDALNNAEKSSKQIMSEMTGGLNIPGL from the coding sequence ATGTTTGACAAAATGAAACAAGCTGGAAGTTTAATGAAACAAATGAATAGCTTAAAAAAGAAAATTGATAAATTAGAAACTGTTTCTGAATCTAAAGATGGAATGATTAAAGTTACAGTAAAAGGTACTTCTAATATTCAATCTATAAAAATCAACGATGATTTCTTAGCAAATATTTCATCAAAAGATTTAGAAAAAAATTTGATTAAGACTGTGAATGATGCACTAAACAATGCAGAAAAATCTTCTAAACAAATTATGTCAGAAATGACAGGAGGTTTAAACATACCAGGATTATAA
- the ybeY gene encoding rRNA maturation RNase YbeY, which produces MLRVTKNNINISWDENYDWKDFSNIVLKSIFSTLKFESIEKRLIIDVYFIDNNEMKKLNDKHLGNNYETDVLSFNYYEGWKNGKLLTNHGLFPGEENLNELGELFLSIPKILQQAKENDVSSLKELSTMAIHGTLHLLGYNHEVLNEEKIMFSKTDKILEGITEEF; this is translated from the coding sequence ATGCTTAGAGTAACAAAAAACAACATAAATATTTCTTGGGATGAAAATTATGATTGGAAAGATTTTTCTAATATAGTTCTAAAGTCAATTTTTTCTACATTAAAATTCGAGAGTATAGAAAAAAGGCTAATAATAGATGTTTATTTTATAGATAACAACGAAATGAAAAAACTTAATGATAAACATCTTGGCAATAACTATGAAACAGATGTTCTTTCTTTTAATTATTATGAAGGCTGGAAAAACGGTAAATTACTAACAAATCATGGGTTATTCCCTGGAGAAGAAAACCTTAATGAATTAGGCGAGCTTTTTTTATCAATTCCTAAAATATTGCAACAAGCAAAAGAAAATGATGTAAGTTCCTTAAAAGAATTATCTACAATGGCTATTCATGGAACGCTTCATCTTTTAGGATATAACCATGAAGTATTAAATGAAGAAAAAATTATGTTTTCTAAAACAGATAAAATATTAGAAGGCATAACTGAAGAATTTTAG